From the Ignavibacteria bacterium genome, the window TTCCTTCCGATCGAAGCATTTGCAAACGTTCCGGGGTTTTCGATCCTCAAGGATCGTGACGTGGCCCTGCATCCGGCCGTTGTGTGTGGACTTCTCACGTGGTCGAACGGACTTGATATGTCGCCTGATGCACTGCGCGAGTTGGTGCAGGCAATCGCCCTCCCACGTGAAGCAACACAACACGTCACGTTTCCAGTCGTAGAACGCACGATGTCTCCAATACAAGGAGACACCATGCCGATCATATCGATGTTCTACGGGATCATCATTATGATGGTCTACGACGAGGGATCACGACACTATCTGCCTCATGTACATGTGCGGGCGGCCGAGCATACTGCTTCGATCTCCATCCTCAATGCGGAGATCATTGCCGGATCACTTCCACCAAAGAAACTTGCCCTTGTTCGGGCGTGGATCATCCTCCATGAGGAAGAGCTCATGACGAACTGGGATCTGTGTCGCAAACATCAAACACCAGTACCATTATCACCGCTGCAATGATCACCATTGGACCATATACCGTAACACTATTGGAAACATGTCGCTTCGGACTTGACGGAGGTGCGATGTTCGGCGTCGTTCCAAAGACGCTGTGGGAGCGTGCCTATGCTCCGGCAGATGCAAAGAACCGCATTCCGATGGCGGCCAAGGTTCTACTTCTTCGTTCAGCCGACAGAACGATCTTGGTTGACACGGGGAACAGCCCCTTTATGTCGCCGAAACTCCAAGACATCTACGGCATCACCTTTGCCGATCACACGCTCGATGCCTCTCTCACCGCACATGGCGTTGCAGCTTCCGACGTTACCGACGTGATCCTCACACACCTGCATTTCGATCATGTAGGGGGCGCCGTGCTTGCCGATGGAACTCCACGGTTTGCAAATGCAAAACACTACGTTCAGCGCGATCATTATGCGTGGGCTCTCAACCCGACGGAAAAGGACAGAGCGTCCTTTATGCCGGAAATGTATCAGCCGCTGTTCGATCGCAACATGGTAGAGCTGCTCGATGGTCCGGGTCAGGTCCTGCCGAACGTCGGTGTGGAACCACTCTTCGGTCACACCCAGGCCATGCAAGGTATCACCGTCAGCGACGGACAGACCACGCTCTTCTATCCCGCCGATCTCATGCCCACAGGTGCCCATGTCCCCGTGCCCTATGTGATGGGCTACGATAATCATCCGCTCACCACCATTGCGGAGAAGAAGAAACTCCTTCCGCGCATCATCGATGAAGAGTGGATCGTTGTTTTTGAACATGATGCACTCCGCGACGCCGCACGTGTGGTAATGGGTGATAAGGGGCCGATGTTGTCTGAACCTATCGTGCTTACAGCATGATGTACGACCGTGTGACGAAGATCATCGACGACAAGGAATGGTCACGACTCTGTCGGTCCATCGACGTAACAGAACGTCACGGCTTCCGCGTTGAACTCGATATCGAGCACGACCTCGCCCTCTTCCGCGTGAACGGCACAGTACGCTGCGTCACCAACATCTGTCCACACAAACGCATCGCCCTCATCTACGACGGCTACGTCGAAGACGGCACCGTTACCTGTCCCATGCACGCATGGCGCTTTGACATCTGCACCGGCGCAAACACCTCCGGCGGCGGCGGACTAAAGACCTATGAGGTGCGCGAAGACGCGGGGTGGGTGTGGTTACTCATGAAATGACGCCTCGTCACACTGAGCGAAGTCGAAGTGCGTATCGTCACGCTGAGCGGAGTCGAAGTGAAGTCGAATTATAGTGATTAGGTGTTAAGATTGTCCCAATTTTAGAATTGCCTTAGCGGATTCACCAGTTACCCAGTGACCACTTTGAGATTGCTTTCTTCATCGTCTAATGAGGTTGTAATGAAATGTATCGTTCTCATTATAACAAGTGCATTTCTTGTTGTCACTTCAGAAGGACAATGGTCGATTGTCAACACAGGTGTACAGACAAATCTTGCATCTGTTAGGTTTACCTCCGAGAATGACGGCTGGATCGTAGGCGCAGATGGACTGGTTCTACGATCAACAAATCGTGGACTCGATTGGACTGCCGAGACACTCGCAGAGAAACGCCACCTCAGATCTATCGACTTCACTGATACCCTCAATGGCTGGATTGTTGGTGATCATGGTGTCATTCTAAGGCGTGCCTGGGTGCCGGGCACAGTCGGAGTCCGCTGGCATGTAGTTCCTAGCGGTACGATTGATGACTTAAGAGCCGTTGACTTTTTCGACCCTGATCACGGATGGGCATGTGGAGGTCGCGGAGTAGTTCTCAAGACAAATGATGGGGGAAGAACGTGGAGAAATATCCATTCTGCTAAAAATGACTGGGAAACCTACTTCGGTTTGCATTTCACAGATAGTCTTAATGGGTGGGTGGTTGGTTCAAATGTGTTGCATACTACCGATGGAGGTGAATCCTGGGATACAGTCGAAATCGGATCAGTAGAGGAGATGCGCGGAGTTGAGTTTGTGAGCAAGGAGATCGGATGGACAGTGGGTAGACTCGGCGTGATTCGAAAGACACTTAATGGTGGCCTTACGTGGAGCGGTCAATGGAGCACTACGGGTGTTATGCTTACCTCAGTAAGCTTCGTTGACGAAGCCAATGGTTACGCCGTCGGCGGCGGAGTCTATGGTGACTCCTGGATTGATAGCGGGAGAGTTGTTCGTACATCGGACGGTGGCGTTACTTGGATTCAGGAAGAACAGCCAACAGGCTGGTGGATGATGGGGTCATCGCACTCGCCGTTGGGACAGCCATGGGCAGTTGGCAACAAGGGCACGCTTATAAGACGTGACGCAGTGCTAGGCGTTTCTACATTCATCAAGAGCGAAAGACCGCTTGGTAAAGGGAAATACTATGATCTCCTAGGAAGAGAAGTCGATAAACACTCTTCTGGTTTGAAGTTTTACATTGAGGTCACTGATAGCGACGTGCGCGCGACATTAGTTACACATGATGTGACGAGGTGATAATGACTGAAGGAATAGTATTCCACTACACCACGATTCCGGCGCTGTTTGGCATCGTCACCAAAAGAGAATTGTATCTGAGTGATGTACGTATGCTCAATGATCCGACTGAGCTTCATTTGGGATTGCGATATCTTCGAGACTTGGTTGCTGATAAGATCAAACAAAAGAAGGACGTCCCGACTATTTATCTCCAAATGCTCATTGATGAGGTAAGTTCTAACACGCATCGATACGGGTCCCTTGACGATAGGACTTTTGTCAAGTGGCTCGAGGGATTGCCCCAAGAGGTTATTGCTGGCTATGATATGAATGTGCCATCAAATCCGAACAAAGCTTTTGTCTTCTCTTGTTCCCGCCAGCGTGACAAGTTGGACTTATGGCGCCCTTACGGCGACGACGCGAATGGAGTGATGATAGCGATAGATAAGGATAAATTGAAGAAGGCACTTCAAGAGCATTCCGGCCTTACTGACAATGTAGCGTGGGTAAACATGAGGTATGATAAGACGGAGCTATGCAATGAACTAAGCAAGGATCTAGACGCGATCCTGAATATGTACATGTCCATGGAAGAGACAAATCCTGACACGCCGCTCCATGAACCCTATTCGAATCTGGCAAGGCGATTGGTATCGAAGAAACATAGGGCATACAAGTCGGAGAAGGAGATACGCCTTCACGTGAACCAGAGTGTTCGACCGCTGCGTGTTGAATCTGACAGTGGCATTCGCCTCGAGTACGTCAATAGTCAGACCTCTGTTCATCGTCGCCTGGTGCTTTCTTTGGGGTCTGATCTAAAGCCTATAATCGCATCGGTACTTCTTGGTCCTAAACACAAGGGGCGTGCCACAGAAACCATGGTCAGGGAGTTCCTTTGCGACAATGGAATTGAAGCCGTGGTCTCCACTTCGAAGGTCCCCTATAGGTAGAGGATCGGCCGTTGTGATGGCCTCACATCAGTCATGTCGAGTGTGACACTTTATCTTCAATTCGACTTCACTCAGTGTGATGATACGTCATTATGTCACTACGTCATTTCACTAACGGGCGACTGTTATCTGCACCGGCGTTCCCACCGCAACAGACGAATCGGCCGGTGGGTCATGGGCGAGCACCACGCCTGAATCAAAGGCGCTGGATTCTTTATACGAGAGTGTGCCAACGATGAGTCCGGCATCGAGGAGGATGCCTTGGGCTTCTTCGAGAGAGAGGCCTACAAGGGATGGGATGCGGACACCGGTGGAGCCCCTTGACACAACAACACTGATGATTCCGTCGGACGGGATCTCGGCGCCGGCCGGCACACCTTGGGCGGCAATGCGGTCAACGGCGATAGCGTCGCTTGTCTCATACGTAACATCACCCAGTTGCAGTCCGATGCGCATGAGCGAGAGTCGCGCGTCGCGCACGGTGAGACCGTAGAGCGACGGAACACGGATCGTCTCGATGCCCTTGCTGATGGTGAGGTAGATGCGACGTCCTTCTTTGACAGTTGCATTGGCATAGGGGAGTTGCGACATCACCGTCCCCTTGGCTATCGACGCGCTGTATTGCTCGCGCGGCTCCATCACCACCAGTCCGGCATTGGCCAGCTCTTGTGATGCCGTGGAAACACTCTTCCCGACAACTCCCGGAACGGAAATAGTATCGGTCATCGATACGATCCACGGCAACAGCAGCTGGTCTACCATCACGCCGAGCAGGAACACGGCAACAAGCCCTGCACCTGCGATCACGCCGATCTTTTTCCATGTCCAGTTCATAGTGCGAAGATAACTTGCATCATGCTAGCACCCGAAAACATCCTCCACGCCATCCGATCCACGCGCACGGCCGTGATCACCACGCACATGAACCCCGACGGAGATGCCATCGGTTCTGCGCTTGGTCTCTGGCACCTGTTACGTACGCTTGGATGCAGCGCAACGGTGATGTTGCCCAATGCAGCCCCCTCAAATCTCCTATGGATGGAAGGGTCAGGGGCCATGGTGGTGTATGATGAGAGTTCGCGGAAGATCCTGGATGACGCTGATACCATCTTCGTCCTCGATCTCAATGCGATCTCACGACTCGGCGACCTCGGAGCAGCGATCGTTGCATCCACGGCCACCATCGTCAACATCGACCATCACACCTATCCCGAAGACTTTGCCGGCGTGGCCTGGATCGACACCGATGCGTGTTCTACAGCCGTCATGATCGCACAGATCGCCGATGTTATCGGCAGCTACACTCCCGCAATGGCCATGTGCCTTTACACCGGCATCATGACCGACACCGGCTCCTTCCGTTTCCCGCGCACCACGTCAGACGTCCATAAGACAGTCGCCACACTCATCGATGAGGGGGCTGACCCTGTCCGCTCCTACGACGAAGTAATGAACCGCGGCTCTGTAGGCCGCACCCGACTCCTCGGACTCGCCCTCAGCACCATGGGCGTCCACGCCGGCGGTCGTCTATGCACAATGGTTGTGCGCAAACGCGACATGCTTGCCAACGCCTGCACCCGTGAGGACGTAGAGGGCTTTGTATCCCAAACCCTCGCTCTCGACGGTGTAACCATGGGCATCCTCTTCGTTGAAATCGACGACGAAACAAAGATCTCCTTCCGCTCAAAAGGCGATACCTACGTCCGCGACCTCGCAGCCCTCTACGGCGGCGGAGGCCATGTCTATGCCGCAGGTGCCCGCGTGAAAGGTCGTGCGTTTGATGAGGTGGTGGGAGAAGTGATAGAGAAAGCAATTACAGCAATGACTAATGACAAATGACTAATGACTAATGACAAATGACTAATGACAAATGACTAATGACTAATGACTAATGACTAATGACAAATGACAAATGACAAATGACAAATGACTAATGACGTGGAGTCACACTGAGCGAAGTCGAAGTGCAGCGTCGTCAGTTATTAGTCATTAGTAATTAGTATTGATGATTGCCTTCCTAAGCTCACCCCCCGTCCCCCTCTCGCACGCTGCGCTCGAGAGGGGGTGCCGGTTCGTGTTATCAGTCATCGGTCATTGGTCATCTGTCATTAGTCATTGGTCGTAATGTCATATTTGCATCAATGATACACCTACAGCTCCACGACGTAGAGCCCCTTCAAAACCTCTTTCTTCGCTGCACTGACTACCACGAGTTAGAAGAAGGGGAGTCAACAGCCGATGATGCGGCCGTAAACCTACTTCAGAATGTTCCTCCCGGCACAGCGCATGAGGATAAGATCGTCCTTGGCTTCCATGATGATACGGGGCTCCTCGTTGCCATATGTGATCTCTTACGCAACTATCCGTCAGCAGGTGAATGGTGGATCGGACTTCTGATGATCGATCCAAAGTATCGTAGCGCCGGACTCGGCACACAACTCTTACAGGAGGTTTTCAGCATGGCCAATGCCGAACAGGCAACCGCACTGTGGGTAGCTCCACTCGTTCAGAATCCCAAGGCCCAACGCTTCTGGGAGCGACACGGATTTGTTGAACAACGAACAGCACACACAACTACCAGAAGCGGACGCACGAATACGGTGGTGGTGAGAAAGAAAATGACGCTATGACGATTATGACGGTTATGACGATTATGACGATTATGACGATTATGACGATTATGACGATTATGACGATTATGACGAACTTGATGTTCGTGATACAATTAGAATAAAAACCTCGATCAAACACCATCTAGGGGAACTAAAACATGAAGAACATCCTCTCCTACTCAAGTGCTCTCGTAGTTCTTTTCTTGGGCATTGCTCTTGGCGCATGCTCAAGTACCACGCCTCCACCTGATCCAACAAACAAGTTCGCGATCAAGGGTAAGGTCAAGGCCACTACAACGGAGAACGTAAGTGGTGTTACAGTTGCTGTGCCATCAAAGTCGGTGACAACCGATGCAACCGGCGCGTATGCGATCACTGATCTTGACAACGGCTCGTATGTGGTAACGCCTACCAAGGCCAGTATGACGTTTACACCGGCAACGCAAACCGTCGCCGTCAACGGAGCCGACACAACGATCAGTGACTTCGTTGCCAAGACAATACCAACGTATGAAGTTCCGGAGATGGTGGCTGTTGAGCCCGGGACGTTTATGATGGGACTTCAAGAAGGTCAACGTGGTGGTGGTTCCTTTGCCAAACCTTCTCACCAAGTAACGCTAACAAAAGCGTTTTGGGTTAGTAAGTATGAAGTCACGCAGAAGCAGTACGAAAGTGTGATGGGCACGAACCCAACCATTAACAAAGGCCCCAATAAGCCAGTCGCAAACATGACCATCTTTGACCACGTTGCCTATTGTAACAGACTGTCTGAACTTGAAGGCCTTACGAAAGCATACACTGTAACAGGTCCTACTATCACATGGGACAGGGAGGCAAACGGTTATCGACTACCTACTAGTGCAGAGTGGGAGTACTGTGCAAGAGCGGGCACCAGCGATAACACATATGTGGGAATTTGTGATGCCAAAGATCCAAATGCGCTAATGGATGGGATAGCATGGTACAGGAGTAACTCCATGGATGCCGCTGGTGATATTCAAAGCCATGATGTTGGACTCAAGACTCCTAATCCATGGGGGTTGTATGACGTGCTAGGCAACGTGAGCGAAATCTGCTTCGAAACACCCCTGCCATATTCAGACACACCGAAACTCGATCCATGGGATGGATGCACGATCACCGATATGGACGCACGCGGTGGTAACTACTCCGGTACATCAAGTGATTGTCTTGTTTCCGTTCGATTCGGTGCGGACGCAACAAGATTGAGCGGCACAAATGGCCTTGGGATGAGACTAGTACGAAACAGATGAGAATATTCGGGGAGGAGGTCGGGTAAGAAGTGTGAAGAGATGATTACGTGGTATTCTCTAAACCTTGTTCAGATGGCAGCAGTATTGAACGATGTAACAGTGCAGTCAAGCCGATCAAGACCTGCTTGGATTCTCGGTGCTAGCAATCCAAGTTGATTTTTGCCAGTGTCGCCAAATGTGGTCTCAATGTCGTCTAGGATGAAGTTCTCCACTTGACGTATGATTCGATTCCAAGTGCCATGTCTCTTGGAGAAAGCTGCATATCATAAGCCTACCTCTTTGACCGCCTAACGATGATTGGAAATTGCAATCACAATTCGCACGAACCGGCACCCCCTCTCGAGCGTAGCGTGCGAGAGGGGGTCGGGGGGTGAGCTAAGGAAGCCGTCACACTTCGACTTCGCTCAGTGTGACGGCGGTTATTTTGCTCAATATGGCGTACGGTGATGGCGTCATCCCGAGCGCAGCGAGGGACCTCGTCTCTGCAAGCGAAGTGTGCTGTGGAGGAGAGAGATTGTAATGAATGACACGAACCGGCACCCCCTCTCGAGCGTAGCGTGCGAGAGGGGGCCGGGGGGTGAGCTAAGGAAGCCCTCGCACTTCGAATTCGCTCAGTGTGACGGCGGTTACTTCGCTCAGTGTGACCTCACACTTCGACTTCGCTCAGTGTGACGGCGCACTTGGACTTCGCTCAGTGTGACCTCGCACTTCGACTTTGCTCAGTGTGACGTACGGTCACCGCTTCACTCGAGCTACCGTTGCAAACTGGAGGTAGCGAATGTCGGAGAAGTGGCCGAGGGAGAGAATGATCAGTGGCCATGGACGGAGGGAGGACGTTGGGTTGATTCCAACGTGCTGGAGGATCTCATAACCACTTGATTCATACATCGAACGGATACTGTTGATGGTAAAGAATCGGAAGTGGGTGAAATCCATCACGCCTTGGGTGGTATAGGTCCAGTTTCGACCAAAGATCAGATCGAAGAAGTTTCGATGGTATCGGATGTTTGGCAAGGAGCTAACTACAACGCCACGTTCTGTGAGTTTGTGTTTGAGCCGATCAAGCACGGAATACGGATCGATCAAATGTTCGAGAACGTCGTTGCAGACGATGGCGTCAAAGTAGGCGTCAGGAAGCTCGTTGAGGAGCACGGCCACATCGCCTGACAGCACGGTATCGAGGTTCTGCGCAGCAACGTGAGCTTTCTCGGGGTGGTATTCAATTCCCCATACCTCGATCCCACGGTCCCTCTTTACCACTGCGCCAAAGTTTCCTTCGCCACATCCGATCTCAAGAACCCGCGTTATTCCGTCAGGCAAGAACGCAAGCATCTCGTGGCGGACGCCACTGTAGTAGTCGTCTGGCTTGATGGTCTGGGATTCCGACATCAGATCATTGACTTTTCAATAAGCCCCATACCAAGATCAACTTCTGTTGTGCTGAGGTTAAGGGGCGGACGGAACCGCACGGAACGGGAGCCACTGCCAACGAGGAGGAGGCCATTGTCGAAGGCATTCTTGAGGAAGCTGTTGCGCTCTTCCTTGGTCGGAAGATCGAAGGCACTGAAGAGGCCGGCGCCGCGGATATTTGTGATGCGGTGTTCGCCAACGTTTGAAGCAAGGGTCCGAAGCTTTTCGCGAAGGTATGTGCCAACGGTTGCAGCGTTTTGGACGAGGTTTTCTTCGGCGATGATCTCGAGGTACTTGGTTGCGCGAACCATGTCGACAAGGGAGCCGCCCCATGTGGAATTGATCCGACTCGATGTGTGGAAGACGTTGTCGGGAACGTCGTCGATGCGCGGCCCGACAAGAATGCCACATACCTGCATCTTCTTGCCAAACGTCATGATGTCGGGCTCTACACCAATACCTTCATGAGCCCACCAGTTGCCGGTGATGCCTACGCCGGTCTGGACTTCGTCAAAGATCAACAGGGCCTCGTTCTCGTCGCAGATGGTGCGGAGCGCCTGCATGAATTCCGGACGGAAGTGGTTATCGCCCCCTTCACCCTGAATTGGCTCGATGATGATGGTTGCGATGTCGTCAAGATTCTCAGCAAAGGCACGCTTGATCTCGCGGATTGCCAGCTCCTCGTTCTTCTTCACCAGATCCAACACCTCGTCGTTGGCAGGGAAGGTCATGAATGGCGGGGCAATGCGGGGCCACTGGAAATGTGGCCACAGGGCGGTCTTTGTAGGGTCGGTGTTGGTGAGCGACATGCAGTAGCCCGACCTGCCGTGGAAGGCCAGTTCGAAGTGCATGATCTGGTGACCCTTCTCCTCCTTATACCCCTTGGCAAAGTTCTTCCTGACCTTCCAGTCCATTGCGGTCTTCAAGGCATTCTCCACGGCCAACGTCCCGCCATCAATAAAGAAGGCATAGCGGAAGTGCTTCGGGATGGCCAGTTCGAAGAAGGTCTTAACAAACGTGGCCTGCTCTGCCGTATAGATGTCGGAGTTGGAAGGCTTATTGAGCGCTGCCTTGCCCAGATACTCCACAAATGCCGGATCGGTCATCTTGGGGTGATTCATCCCGATCGGCATCGAGGCAATACACGTAAAGAAGTCCAGATACTCCTTGCCCGTGCGCGCCTCCACCATCCACGTCCCGTGCGACCGGTCGAGGTCGATCACATGGTCGAACCCGTCCACAAGCATGTGCTCACGCAGGGTGGGGAAGACGTCGTTCGGCGAAACAGCAAATCGAGGGGTGTAGGGGGCTTTCATGGACGCAAATTACCAGTTACTCAGATACGAGATTACGAGGTTACATGGTTACGAGGTTACGAGGTTACCCAGTTACGTGGTTACATGGTTGCGAGGTTACCCATTAACACGGACGAATGTGAAAAGGTGCGAGTAACCCCGTAACCTCGTAACCCTGTAACTGAGTAACTAGGTAAATGGGAACATTTGTATATTACAAGGTCGTACATACGACCCAAAGCAGCATAAAGTAGTTTTCCTCAATGGGATAGGAGTAGTGATGTCAGCAAACGGACATGGATCGGTACCAAAAGCAGGAATGCAACATTTCTTGCTCTTGATCGCGCTTATTGCGGTCTTCTCATTTGGCATCTATCAGTTCGTGATCCCACGCGTTGTTCAAAGCGCCGTGATCACGCTGTTCAAGCCACATGATGAGAAGGATATGGCATCCTTCAAGGAAGTGCAGCCGATGCTGCATGCCGTTGTAACGGATAAGTTCCAAGGGTCCGTGCCAAGCGGAACGGGACTGAAGCCGTTCATCAAGACAGACTACATTTTCGACTTCGGGAATGAACTCCGAAGCGAAAAGAACGACGGATATTCAAAGGGCTCTGGCGAATGGGTTGTGAAGGCCAACGGCGAAGGTGGACTTGGCGAATCTGCCATCATCCTCGAACCGGTCCTGGGCTTCACGGTGCTTTCCATCGTCCTTGGCTTTGCTGCTGCCATCTTCATTACGTTCTTCATGCCGGGTACCATCGGCTACATG encodes:
- a CDS encoding GNAT family N-acetyltransferase, which codes for MIHLQLHDVEPLQNLFLRCTDYHELEEGESTADDAAVNLLQNVPPGTAHEDKIVLGFHDDTGLLVAICDLLRNYPSAGEWWIGLLMIDPKYRSAGLGTQLLQEVFSMANAEQATALWVAPLVQNPKAQRFWERHGFVEQRTAHTTTRSGRTNTVVVRKKMTL
- a CDS encoding MBL fold metallo-hydrolase; this encodes MSQTSNTSTIITAAMITIGPYTVTLLETCRFGLDGGAMFGVVPKTLWERAYAPADAKNRIPMAAKVLLLRSADRTILVDTGNSPFMSPKLQDIYGITFADHTLDASLTAHGVAASDVTDVILTHLHFDHVGGAVLADGTPRFANAKHYVQRDHYAWALNPTEKDRASFMPEMYQPLFDRNMVELLDGPGQVLPNVGVEPLFGHTQAMQGITVSDGQTTLFYPADLMPTGAHVPVPYVMGYDNHPLTTIAEKKKLLPRIIDEEWIVVFEHDALRDAARVVMGDKGPMLSEPIVLTA
- a CDS encoding bifunctional oligoribonuclease/PAP phosphatase NrnA, which codes for MLAPENILHAIRSTRTAVITTHMNPDGDAIGSALGLWHLLRTLGCSATVMLPNAAPSNLLWMEGSGAMVVYDESSRKILDDADTIFVLDLNAISRLGDLGAAIVASTATIVNIDHHTYPEDFAGVAWIDTDACSTAVMIAQIADVIGSYTPAMAMCLYTGIMTDTGSFRFPRTTSDVHKTVATLIDEGADPVRSYDEVMNRGSVGRTRLLGLALSTMGVHAGGRLCTMVVRKRDMLANACTREDVEGFVSQTLALDGVTMGILFVEIDDETKISFRSKGDTYVRDLAALYGGGGHVYAAGARVKGRAFDEVVGEVIEKAITAMTNDK
- a CDS encoding class I SAM-dependent methyltransferase, with the translated sequence MLAFLPDGITRVLEIGCGEGNFGAVVKRDRGIEVWGIEYHPEKAHVAAQNLDTVLSGDVAVLLNELPDAYFDAIVCNDVLEHLIDPYSVLDRLKHKLTERGVVVSSLPNIRYHRNFFDLIFGRNWTYTTQGVMDFTHFRFFTINSIRSMYESSGYEILQHVGINPTSSLRPWPLIILSLGHFSDIRYLQFATVARVKR
- a CDS encoding DUF4160 domain-containing protein, with the protein product MPIISMFYGIIIMMVYDEGSRHYLPHVHVRAAEHTASISILNAEIIAGSLPPKKLALVRAWIILHEEELMTNWDLCRKHQTPVPLSPLQ
- a CDS encoding SUMF1/EgtB/PvdO family nonheme iron enzyme; amino-acid sequence: MKNILSYSSALVVLFLGIALGACSSTTPPPDPTNKFAIKGKVKATTTENVSGVTVAVPSKSVTTDATGAYAITDLDNGSYVVTPTKASMTFTPATQTVAVNGADTTISDFVAKTIPTYEVPEMVAVEPGTFMMGLQEGQRGGGSFAKPSHQVTLTKAFWVSKYEVTQKQYESVMGTNPTINKGPNKPVANMTIFDHVAYCNRLSELEGLTKAYTVTGPTITWDREANGYRLPTSAEWEYCARAGTSDNTYVGICDAKDPNALMDGIAWYRSNSMDAAGDIQSHDVGLKTPNPWGLYDVLGNVSEICFETPLPYSDTPKLDPWDGCTITDMDARGGNYSGTSSDCLVSVRFGADATRLSGTNGLGMRLVRNR
- a CDS encoding DUF2971 domain-containing protein, producing MTEGIVFHYTTIPALFGIVTKRELYLSDVRMLNDPTELHLGLRYLRDLVADKIKQKKDVPTIYLQMLIDEVSSNTHRYGSLDDRTFVKWLEGLPQEVIAGYDMNVPSNPNKAFVFSCSRQRDKLDLWRPYGDDANGVMIAIDKDKLKKALQEHSGLTDNVAWVNMRYDKTELCNELSKDLDAILNMYMSMEETNPDTPLHEPYSNLARRLVSKKHRAYKSEKEIRLHVNQSVRPLRVESDSGIRLEYVNSQTSVHRRLVLSLGSDLKPIIASVLLGPKHKGRATETMVREFLCDNGIEAVVSTSKVPYR
- a CDS encoding L-lysine 6-transaminase; translated protein: MKAPYTPRFAVSPNDVFPTLREHMLVDGFDHVIDLDRSHGTWMVEARTGKEYLDFFTCIASMPIGMNHPKMTDPAFVEYLGKAALNKPSNSDIYTAEQATFVKTFFELAIPKHFRYAFFIDGGTLAVENALKTAMDWKVRKNFAKGYKEEKGHQIMHFELAFHGRSGYCMSLTNTDPTKTALWPHFQWPRIAPPFMTFPANDEVLDLVKKNEELAIREIKRAFAENLDDIATIIIEPIQGEGGDNHFRPEFMQALRTICDENEALLIFDEVQTGVGITGNWWAHEGIGVEPDIMTFGKKMQVCGILVGPRIDDVPDNVFHTSSRINSTWGGSLVDMVRATKYLEIIAEENLVQNAATVGTYLREKLRTLASNVGEHRITNIRGAGLFSAFDLPTKEERNSFLKNAFDNGLLLVGSGSRSVRFRPPLNLSTTEVDLGMGLIEKSMI
- a CDS encoding PASTA domain-containing protein encodes the protein MNWTWKKIGVIAGAGLVAVFLLGVMVDQLLLPWIVSMTDTISVPGVVGKSVSTASQELANAGLVVMEPREQYSASIAKGTVMSQLPYANATVKEGRRIYLTISKGIETIRVPSLYGLTVRDARLSLMRIGLQLGDVTYETSDAIAVDRIAAQGVPAGAEIPSDGIISVVVSRGSTGVRIPSLVGLSLEEAQGILLDAGLIVGTLSYKESSAFDSGVVLAHDPPADSSVAVGTPVQITVAR
- a CDS encoding Rieske (2Fe-2S) protein; this encodes MMYDRVTKIIDDKEWSRLCRSIDVTERHGFRVELDIEHDLALFRVNGTVRCVTNICPHKRIALIYDGYVEDGTVTCPMHAWRFDICTGANTSGGGGLKTYEVREDAGWVWLLMK